Proteins encoded together in one Vitis vinifera cultivar Pinot Noir 40024 chromosome 4, ASM3070453v1 window:
- the LOC100242373 gene encoding probable carboxylesterase 17 — protein sequence MFLDLTKIFTSLSSTTILSNSIRKLCNFTEICHFQIIPTKKVLITMSMVAEEPGFIQIFSDGSVKRPERETSPASEDSSSTGYKSKDVIIDSTKPISGRIFVPDTPASSSLLPVLVYFHGGGFCIGTATWLGYHTFLGDFAVAAQSIVLSVDYRLAPEHRLPTAYDDCYCSLEWLSKQVSSEPWLQRADLSRVFLSGDSAGGNIAHNIAIRAIQKGCDEVKIKGVLPIHPYFGSEERIDKEKASESAKDVGLTDLLWKLSLPEGSNRDYFGCNFEKAELSREEWDRFPAVVVYVAGLDFFKERGVMYAGFLEKRGAEVKLVEAEGEQHVYHMFHPKSEATRLLQKQMSEFIHSF from the coding sequence ATGTTCTTAGACTTGACCAAAATTTTCACATCATTGTCATCCACAACAATCCTGTCTAACAGCATCAGAAAACTCTGCAATTTCACAGAAATTTGCCACTTTCAGATCATCCCAACTAAAAAGGTTTTGATAACCATGTCCATGGTTGCAGAAGAGCCAGGCTTCATTCAAATCTTCTCTGATGGTTCAGTAAAACGCCCTGAACGTGAAACCTCCCCTGCCTCAGAAGATTCATCATCCACTGGATACAAGTCCAAGGATGTGATAATTGACTCAACAAAACCAATTTCTGGGAGGATTTTTGTCCCTGATACTCCGGCTTCCTCTAGCCTCCTGCCAGTTCTAGTTTACTTCCATGGCGGCGGTTTCTGCATCGGCACAGCCACATGGCTTGGCTACCACACTTTCCTTGGAGACTTTGCCGTGGCCGCCCAATCAATAGTCCTCTCTGTGGACTACCGCCTTGCGCCTGAACACAGGCTCCCTACAGCTTATGATGATTGTTATTGCTCACTAGAGTGGCTAAGTAAGCAGGTGAGCTCTGAACCATGGCTTCAGAGAGCTGACCTCTCTCGTGTGTTTCTGTCAGGGGACAGCGCCGGAGGGAACATTGCGCACAATATTGCTATCAGGGCCATTCAAAAGGGTTGTGATGAGGTAAAGATTAAAGGGGTGTTGCCCATACATCCATATTTTGGGAGTGAGGAGAGGATTGATAAGGAAAAGGCAAGTGAATCAGCCAAGGATGTGGGGTTGACTGACTTGTTGTGGAAACTAAGCTTGCCAGAAGGATCAAACCGTGATTATTTTGGGTGTAATTTTGAGAAGGCAGAGCTGTCCAGGGAAGAATGGGATCGGTTTCCGGCAGTGGTGGTCTATGTGGCCGGCTTGGATTTCTTCAAAGAAAGGGGAGTTATGTATGCAGGCTTTTTGGAGAAGAGAGGGGCGGAGGTGAAGCTGGTGGAAGCTGAAGGAGAGCAGCATGTGTATCATATGTTCCATCCAAAATCCGAGGCTACTCGCTTGCTGCAGAAGCAAATGAGTGAGTTCATACACAGCTTTTAG
- the LOC100247510 gene encoding probable carboxylesterase 17, with protein sequence MSIVAEVPSFLQVLSNGLVKRFEPEISPVSNESSSHGYKSKDVMIDSTKSISGRMFLPDTPGSSSHLPVLVYFHGGGFCIGSTAWLGYHTFLGDLAVASQTIVLSVDYRLAPENRLPIAYDDCFSSLEWLSNQVSSEPWLERADLCRVFLSGDSAGGNIAHNVALKVIQEKTYDHVKIRGLLPVHPYFGSEERTEKEREGEAAGYVAMNDLLWKLSLPQGSNRDYSGCNFERAAISSAEWGRFPAVVVYVAGLDFLKERGVMYAGFLEKKGVEVKLVEAEDQSHVYHVYHPQSEATHLLQKQMSEFIHSF encoded by the coding sequence ATGTCCATAGTTGCAGAAGTGCCGAGTTTCCTTCAAGTCCTTTCCAATGGTTTAGTAAAACGCTTTGAACCTGAAATCTCCCCTGTCTCAAATGAGTCATCATCCCATGGATACAAGTCCAAGGATGTGATGATTGACTCGACCAAGTCAATCTCTGGCAGAATGTTTCTGCCTGATACTCCAGGCTCCTCTAGCCACCTTCCTGTTCTAGTTTACTTCCATGGTGGTGGCTTCTGCATTGGCTCAACCGCATGGCTTGGGTACCATACTTTCCTAGGGGACTTAGCAGTGGCCTCACAAACTATAGTTCTTTCTGTGGACTACCGCCTTGCGCCTGAAAACAGGCTCCCTATAGCTTATGATGATTGTTTTAGTTCACTTGAGTGGCTAAGTAACCAAGTCAGCTCTGAACCATGGCTTGAGAGAGCCGACCTCTGTCGTGTGTTTCTCTCAGGGGATAGTGCTGGAGGGAACATTGCTCACAATGTTGCTCTCAAAGTAATTCAGGAAAAAACTTATGATCATGTAAAGATTAGAGGATTGTTGCCCGTACATCCTTATTTTGGGAGTGAGGAGAGGACTGAGAAGGAGAGGGAAGGTGAAGCAGCTGGATATGTTGCGATGAACGATTTGTTATGGAAACTAAGCTTGCCCCAAGGATCAAACCGGGACTATTCTGGGTGTAACTTTGAAAGGGCTGCAATTTCCAGTGCTGAATGGGGTCGTTTTCCAGCAGTGGTAGTATATGTGGCTGGTTTGGATTTCTTGAAAGAAAGGGGAGTTATGTATGCAGGTTTTTTGGAGAAGAAAGGGGTGGAGGTGAAGCTGGTGGAAGCTGAAGATCAGTCACATGTGTATCATGTGTACCATCCTCAATCTGAGGCTACCCATCTTCTGCAAAAGCAAATGAGTGAGTTCATCCACAGCTTCTAG
- the BIG8.1 gene encoding serine hydrolase-like (The RefSeq protein has 6 substitutions compared to this genomic sequence), with protein MSFIGEASAYFKVLSDGSIKRVEWESAPASNDSSSNGYKSKDVIINSTKPISARIFLPDVPGSSGRLPVLVYFHGGGFCLGSTTWFGYHTFLGDFAVASQSIVLSVDYRHAPENRLPIAYDDCYSSLEWLSCQVSSEPWLERADLSRVFLSGDSAGGNIVHNVALRTIQEQSCDQVKIKGLLLIHPFFGSEERIEKERAGGEAENLALTDWMWKLSLPEGSNRDHYWCNYEMAELSRAEWCRFPPAVVYVAGLDFLKERGVMYAAFLEKNGVEVKLVEAEGEKHVYHMLHPESEATRLLQKQMSEFIHNF; from the coding sequence ATGTCCTTTATTGGAGAAGCATCAGCTTACTTCAAAGTTTTTTCTGATGGTTCAATAAAACGTGTGGAATGGGAAAGCGCCCCTGCCTCCAATGATTCATCATCCAATGGATATAAGTCCAAGGATGTAATCATTAACTCAACCAAGCCAATATCTGCACGAATATTTCTGCCTGATGTTCCGGGCTCCTCTGACCGGCTTCCAGTTCTAGTTTACTTCCATGGTGGCGGTTTCTGTTTAGGCTCAACGACATGGCTTGGGTACCATACTTTCCTTGGAGACTTTGCGGTGGCTTCCCAATCAATAGTTCTTTCTGTGGACTACCGACATGCACCTGAAAACAGGCTCCCTATAGCTTATGATGATTGTTATAGTTCACTTGAGTGGCTAAGTTGCCAGGTGAGCTCTGAACCATGGCTTCAGAGAGCTGACCTCTCTCGAGTGTTTCTCTCAGGGGACAGTGCTGGAGGAAACATCGTTCACAATGTTGCTCTCAGAACAATTCAGGAACAATCTTGTGATCAAGTCAAGATTAAAGGGTTGTTGCTAATACATCCTTTTTTTGGGAGCGAGGAGAGGATTGAGAAGGAGAGGGCCAGTGGAGAAGCTGAGAATTTGGCATTAACCGACTGGATGTGGAAAGTAAGCTTGCCAGAAGGGTCAAACCGAGACCATTATTGGTGTAACTATGAGATGGCAGAATTGTCCAGGGCTGAATGGTGTCGGTTTCCACCAGCTGTGGTTTATGTGGCTGGTTTGGATTTCTTAAAAGAAAGGGGAGTTATGTATGCAGCCTTTCTGGAGAAGAACGGGGTGGAGGTGAAGCTGGTGGAAGCCGAAGGAGAGAAGCATGTGTATCATATGCTCCATCCTGAATCTGAGGCGACTCGTTTGCTTCAGAAGCAAATGAGTGAGTTCATTCATAACTTTTAG